Sequence from the Salinicoccus sp. Bachu38 genome:
AATCTGGCTGTCGGCTTTGACAACATCGATCTGGAAGCGGCCCGGGCGCATGATGTCATCATTACGAACACTCCGGATGTGCTGACCGAAACCACTGCCGAACTTGCATTCACGCTGATGCTGACGGCCGCACGTCGTGTACTGGAGGCGAACCGCGAGCTGATGGCAGGGGAATGGTCGGGCTGGAGCCCATATCACATGGCCGGTACGGATGTCTTCGGCAAGACGGTGGGCATCTTCGGCATGGGCTCGATCGGAGCGGCATTCGCCAGGCGCCTGTCTGGCTTCCGTTCTAAAGTCCTCTATCATAACCGCAGCCGCTCCGAAGTCGGGGAGTCCATGGGTGCAGAACTGGTCTCATTCGAAGATCTGCTGGCTGAATCGGACTTTGTATTATGTGCTGCCCCGCTCACTGAAGAGACGAAGCACCGTTTTGACAGGGAGGCATTCAGCCGCATGAAGGAGAGCGCCTTCTTCGTCAATATCGGCCGCGGCGCCCACGTTGTGGAGGAAGACCTCGCAGAAGCGGTCAGAACTGGTGAAATAAAAGGCGCCGCCCTCGATGTTTTTGAAAACGAACCGATCGGCAGGGACCATCCTTTCATCGGCATCGACAACATGACGCTGCTTCCGCACATCGGCAGCGCATCGGTGGATACGCGGAACAACATGATGAACCTGTGCGTCAACAATATCATGGAAGTATTGAATGGCGGTAAGCCGATTACACCGGTAAAATAGGGAAGGGCGCCCTCAGGGGGTGCCTTCAGCCCTTATTGTCAACTTTAAATAAATAAAGGTTAACAAAGGCTCCGGATAGTGGTATGATGGGAGGCAAATAGGAAAGAGGTGGTTTGATGTCAACGAAACATCTTGTGTATGTTGCCCTGTTTGCCGCACTGATTGCAATCGGTGCACAGATCCGTCTGCCCATCGGCCCGGTGCCGGTGACATTGCAGGTGCCGATGGTCCTGCTTGCCGGCCTGTTGCTGGGACCGAAGCTTGGCGCAATGAGTGCGCTCGTCTATATGCTGATGGGTCTGGTCGGTCTGCCAGTCTTCGCCGGAGGCGGGGGACTCGGCACGGTCGTTTCACCGACTTTCGGCTTTATTCTCGGTTATATACCTGCCGCCTGGCTTGCGGGATTCGGTGCTACATACAAATCTTCACTTGCCGGTGCAATCAGCTTCGCACTCATTGCATTGGCCGTCATTTTTATAGCCGGCTTCCTGTACTTCGTCTTCATCATGAACGTGGTGCTCGGCACGCCGATGAGTGCTGTGGAGGCATTCAAGGTGGCGGTGCTCCCATTCGTGCTGAAGGATGTAGTCGTAGCCGTGCTGACGAGCCTGTTTGCCCGTACGCTCCATACCCGCGGGTTCAGCCTGGCGAGTGGCTGATGAAGAAAAAATGCCACTGGAGACCTCCAGTGGCAAAAATCAGGCTTCCTTTTCGATTGACTTCTGAACGGGCTTGAGCTGCACATGGCCGTCCTGTACGATCTCATCATTTACAGTGACGAGCGGATAGAACAGTTCGTCATCATTGATGCGTTCGATGAGGCTCTCGTCGAAATCCGACAGGTTGTCCGCGCGGTCGATGTCGATATAATTGAAATTCAGTTCGTGGTCAGGGTATTTTCGCGACAGTACAGCTTCAAGCCATTCATAGGTGTCCTTGGAGCCTGGTGCATTGACGCAGCTTGCACATACGACGTCACGGCCGTATACGTTGATTGCATACTTCATAAAGTAACATCCGCCTTTCAGATGATGGATTTTTTCTTCCATATCCATTATAATATACATATAATCATTTGCGTATGAAATAATAGGGAGTGAATTTCATGACTACAGGACAAGATACGATGTTTGAACAAGTCGATGAAGTATTGGATAAATTGCGTCCTTTTCTGCTAAGGGATGGCGGGGACTGTGAGCTTGTGGATGTGGAAGACGGCATTGTGAAGTTGCGTCTTCTCGGAGCTTGTGGCACGTGCCCAAGTTCAACGATCACACTCAAGGCAGGAATCGAACGTGCACTGCTTGAAGAAGTACCAGGTTTTGTGGAAGTGGAACAGGTATTCTGATACATCCAAATAAACAGCCCCCGCAGTGCGGGGGCTGTTTATTAATTGTTGCCGAGTTTGTACATCCACAGCACACCGCTTTTCAGCATGCGTGCGATACGGCCTGTGACCGTCCGTTCCTTGAGGTAGGCGAACCCTTCCTTGGAGCCGAGCGATCCGAGGATGCCCTGCATTTTGATGTCGGACATCTTTTCGGGAAGCGCCTTGCCCTTGATGATATCCTCCATGATTTCCGCAATCTGTTCCGCCTGGCCTTCCGCCACCTGTGCTGATGGTGCATGCTTGAGGGCTGCGGAATCGCCGACCACATAGACGTTTTCGTATTCCGGAACCTGATGGTACTGGTTGAGTACGACACGTCCACCGGGGCCGAACTCAACCGGAAGGTTGCGTACGACTTCGACCGGCTGCACGCCGGCTGTCCAGATGGCCAGATCCAGATCATGCGATTCATTGTTGTTGTAGACCTTGTCGGCTTCGACCTTCACGATGTTCGAATTCGGGATGACTTCGACATCATTGTCATCGAACCACCTTTTGACATAGGCACTGAGACGTGCCGGATACATTGGAAGGATACGGTCGCCACGATCGAACAGCTTGATGGTGAGGTCTTCACGCGCTTCGCGCAGCTCGCTGGCCACTTCGATGCCGCTCAGTCCTGCACCGACGATGCCGACTGTGGAGCCGGGCTTGAGATCTCCGATGCTTTCGTAGGTGGCACGCGACTCCCTCAGGGATTGGATACTGTAGGTATGTTCCTTCGCGCCCGGCACATCATGGTATTTATCCTCACAGCCGAGACCGATGACGAGCATGTCATAGTCCAGCGTCTGCTTCTCGAGGATGACTCTGCTGTTGTCGATATCGATTTCAGCAACCGTGTCAAAGACGATATTGACCTTGTCATCATCCGGGAAGTCGACACGGACGTTCTTTTCACTTTTCGTCCCTGCAGCCAGGGCATAGTATTCAGTTTTCATCCCGTGGAAAGGGTTCTTGTCCACGAGTGTGATGGTGTAGTCGGAGGGCAATTTTGGAAGGATACGCTGAATGAAACGCATATTCCCATAGCCGCCTCCGAGGCATACGATAGTCTTCATAGTCAGTACCGCCTTGTATTAGAAATTCTATTATTTACATTATAATATTTAACGCGATAAACTACAATGAAAGTCGGCAATAATGCCGAGAAAGAGGGAATGCAATGTTTACCCTTGTCGAGTTCTGTTCATCAAATATGCTGAAGGGCACCGAGGAGGTGTACCGGACACTGGACGAAGACCCGGAGATCGATGTGCTGGATTATGGCTGTCTGAACAACTGCGGGCTATGCAGCAAAGCATTCTTCGTACTTGTGGACGGTGAAATTGTCAGCGCCATGACCCCGGAGAAGCTCCTTGAGAAGATATATAAAAGAATAGACAGGAACAAAAGAGATATGGAGGAATGGACCGATGATTTGAGTTAGACGGCCGTTTGCTCTATAATTGGAAATAATAAAAAATAATTAGGGGTGATAATGTGTCTCATGTAACTCTAACTGAAAGTGCCGCCTATGAAGTGAAGGATATGCTCGAAAAGAACGAAATGGAGAATGGCTACCTCAGATTCAAAGTCCAGGGCGGAGGCTGCACAGGCCTGACATACGGCATGGCAGCTGAACTGGAACAGACGGACAAGGATGAAGTGTACGAATTCCATGGCGTCAAAGTACTCGTCGCCAAGAAGGACATTCCCGTCATAGATGGCACTGTAATCGATTTTAAACAGTCCCTGATGGGCGGCGGTTTTACAATAGACAACCCGAACGCCACACTCGCCTGCGGCTGCGGCTCTTCATTCCGCACAAAAGAGGTCGCCGGACAACCGGAAGATTGTTAAAGAATCAGCCAAACCGCTTGAAATATGTGAAGAAAATCGCTAATATTATAAGAGATTAATATTAGCGGTTTTAATTATGCCTAAATTCAGGTGCAATCTAAAAAATGGAGAGAAAAGGTGACGTTATAATGAGCTTTGAGAGAAAGAAAATTTTGGTGCTGGGTGCAGGGTACGCAGGCTTGCAGACAATATCCAAACTTCAGAAACTGTTATCTCATCAAGATGCCGACATTACACTCATCAATAAGAATGAGTACCATTACGAAGCGACATGGCTGCATGAAACAGCTGCCGGAACGATCGATTGGGAAGAAGGCGTCTACCCGATCAACAAAGTGGTCGATGCACAGAAGGTCGCCTTCGTTCCAGCAGAGGTCACTGCAATCCACAAGGATGAGCAACGTGTGGAAACGACACAGGGTACATTCGAATATGACATCCTTGTCGTCGCACTCGGTTTCGAAAGTGAAACTTTCGGCATCGATGGCATGGAGGAGCATGCCCATTCTATCGTCAACCCGCAGACATCCCTTGAAGCGCGCGAGGAGATCGAGCGCAACTTCGCAAACTACAAGAAGTCCAACGACCCCAAGGATATTTCCATCCTGGTCGGCGGTGCAGGCTTTACAGGCATAGAGTATCTGGGCGAACTGGTTGAAAGTGTTCCGGAACTTTGTGAAAAGCATGGCATCGACTACAACAAAGTGAACATTACCTGTGTGGAAGCAGCGCCTAAAATGCTGCCGATGTTCCCTGAAAATCTGGTCGACTATGCTGTAAAGTATCTGGAAGACCGCGGTGTCAAATTCATGGTCGACACGCCGATCGTGGCAGCCAATGAAGACGGCTTCGTTGTGGAAGTGGATGATGAAAAACAGCAGATCGAAGCGAACAGCGTCATCTGGACAGCCGGTGTACGCGGCAGCAGTCTGATGGAGGAATCTTTCGACGATGTCAAACGGGGACGCATCATTGTACGTCCGGACCTTCGCATCGAAGGGTATGACAACATCTATGCCATCGGTGACGTCGCTGCAGTGATGAACGGGGAGACTGAACGCCCATGGCCGACAACTGCCCAGATTGCAATGCAGCTAGGTGAACATACAGCGAAGAACATCGAGCTTTCGCTCAAAGGCGAAAAGCTTGAGCCGTTCTCCTATGATGACAAAGGTACTGTCTGCTCACTCGGATCAAAAGACGGCATCGGGCTCGTCATGGGCCGTGAGATCAAAGGCAAGAAGGCAGCCTTCATGAAGCGCCTCATCGATTCCAGGGCCATATTCAAAATCGGTGGACCACTGCTCGCCTATTCAAAAGGAAAACTGTTCTGATACAACTGATAAGACAGGCATGGGTATTGCTTTAATGCCCGTGCCTTTTTTTCATGTGGAGGGTAATCAATAATGTCAATAATACAACTCGTAATATCCATGCTGTTGTTCTTTGTCCTATTCTATGGCATCAGTTTCATACTGAATATGATATTGAAGATGACATGGCTGATGGTGGGCGTATATCCTTTCATCGTCCTGCTCATCGTTGACGGCATATCAACAGCGGAATATTTTACAAATACATCTGAAGCTTTCAGTACCCTTGGGGAAAGGCTCGTGAATCTGCATCCGGCAGATATGCTGATGCTTGGAAGCGGGCTTGTCGGGACGATACTTGCCGGTATGACAATCCGCTACTTGCGCAAAGCCGGGTACCAGATGTTCTAGGAGGATAAATGATGGAATTTCAATATCGCGACAAATATGTCGCAACAGATGAACCGATCATTATCGGGCTGCCGCATGAGCCGGCCCGTATGGAGAATTACGAAGAAGTGGATACGCTGCTGGGAGGCCAGATGGAAGACATCATCAGGGAGGATGTCCTGTCAACTGAATTTTCGACAGTGACAACGACGGGTGTGACCATACAGCGGGACTACCGCAAAGTCATTGCCGTCGGGCTGGGGAAGATTGAAGCGCTTGATCCCGTGAGACTGTCGGAAGCACTGGGCAGAATGTTCCAATTCCTGAAAGACACGGATACAGTCCGTGGCCAGATACTGCTGGATACATTTCCGGTGGATATAGACCTGCTTGCTGAGACGATGGCCATTATGGCGGAAGTCAGTGTGTATGAATTCAATACATATAAGACAAACCAGCCGCCCCTGTTCAGTGAGGAGGCGGTGTTCTCGATCACCAGCAGGACGGATATCGAAGACAGGATGTCACGGTATAGAAAAGTAGGCGAGGGCATCGTCATGGCGAGGAATTTCAGTGAGACGCCGCCGAACATCATGACACCCGAACATATGGCGGACAAGATTGCGGCGGTATTCCGGTCCCATCCCCATGTCACCGGAGAAGTGAAGAATGACGAAGTACTGGAAGAAGAGGGCTATGGACTGATCACTGCAGTCGGCAAGGCATCCCAGTCGAAGCCCCGGCTCGTCACCATCGAATACCGGCACCCGGAAGCGAAAGGCTACAGGCCGATTGCCCTGGTAGGCAAGGGAATCACGTTTGATACAGGCGGCTATTCGATCAAGACGAAGACCGGCATGCCTGAAATGAAGTATGATATGAGTGGGGCAGCGAATGTCGTCGGCATGATCCACGCCATTTCGGAAATGGGGCTGCCCGTCCACGTGATTGGTGTTGTAGCCCTTGCAGAAAATATGGTTGATGGAAATGCCATGCGTCCGGATGATGTCTATGTTTCCCACAGTGGCCAGTCGGTGGAAATAAAGAACACGGACGCAGAAGGGCGCCTGGTCCTTGGAGACGCGGTTTTCCACGCTTCCCAGTACGCACCGAGCCTGATCATGGATTTTGCAACGTTGACAGGTGCTGTTGTGGCAGCACTCGGAACAGAGCGCACAGGTGTGTTTACAAACAAGGATGCGGCATTCCTCACCCCGCTTGTCGAAATGACGAAGTATACAGGCGAAGAGGTGTGGCATCTGCCTATCTCCGATATTGAAGAGAAGAATGTGCGCCAATCACAAGTGGCCGACCTGACGAATCATGTGGAAAAGCCTGGCCGTGCGTCATTCGCGGCCTGTTTCATCAAGCAGTTCGCCAATGGCACACCATGGATCCATTTTGATATTGCAGGTACAGGCACATCGGATAAAGAAACGCCATACGGTCCAAAAGGGGCCACCGGTGTTATGATCCGCACAATTGTAAAATTGTTCGAAACAGGGAACGTCCATGAATAGCGGAGGCCTGATTGAACTGCTGGAAATCGAGGTCGTGCGTGATGAACCTGGACTGATGGTCATGGACATGCCGGTCACGGAGAAGGTGCTGCAGCCCTACGGTTTTCTTCATGGCGGGGCGAACGTCGTGCTGGCGGAAACCGCAGCAAGCCGGGGGGCAGCAGGGTTGATTGCAGACGATGAAATCACCTTCGGCATGGAGATCAACGCCAACCATATAAAGACGAAGCAGACGGGCAGGCTGACGGCCACAGCAAGATGCCGGCATCAGGGCAGGAGTACCCAGATATGGGAAATCGAGATCATGGATGAGGCAGACGCACTCGTCTGCCTGTCCCGGTGCACGATGGCGGTAAAAAAGAAGAGATGAAAAAATGCGATGGATCCTTAATGGATTCATCGCATTTTTTCATTTATTTCTTATAGTTCTTGATTGTGATCGGGTGGGCATCCGGATTGTCGGATTCGCCCATCTCGTCCCGTCTGAGTTCATTCAGTACAGTGAGCTTGTACGGCGTGACGCCGGTATGGAACGCACTGCGTGAAAGCATGTGGGCAGATACCGGGGCAGTGATGAAGATGAACAGGATGGCCAGGAAAAGCTTGCTGTCCATGTATCCGTCCATATACCAGAAGTAGAGGAAGGTGCCGATCATCATCATCATCACCCCGAGGGTGGAGCTCTTCGAAGCTGCATGCATCCGGGAATAGACATCAGGCAGCCTGATGACCCCGATGGCACTGACAGCTGTAAAGAAGGCTCCGGCAAGGATGAAGAAGGCGATGATGCTACTCGCTATGATCTCTATCATTTTCAAAAATCACGCCTTTCTCCAGATATTTGGCAAATGCGATGGTGGCGATATAGGCCAGTATGCCGATGAGCAGGATGACCACAAGCAGATAGGTCGTGTGCAGCGTCATGGCAATCAGAGCAATCATCGCCATCAGCATGACACCGAAGGCATCAAGGGCCATGACCTTGTCGTGGAGCGAAGGACCTTTTACCATACGGTACACCATGCCGACCATCGAGAATGCCAGAATGATGATGCTCAATATAATGACGATATCAAGGAAAGTATTCATGGTTTCTTCACCTCTTTGATCGCCTGTTCAAAACTGTCCTTGATCGAGGCGATCTCCGTTTCCGAATCTTCAACGTCGAGTCCATGGACATACAGCGTGGAGTGGTCATCGGATATGGCCACCACGACGGTCCCCGGAGTCAATGTAATCAGGGCGGACAGCAGACTGACAGCCCATTCGTCTTCAAGGTCGCATGGGTATGCAAAAAATCCGGGACGTATATCTATCTTTGGTCTCAGAACAATCCTTACGACATCGATGTTGGCCAATATCATCTGCCAGATGAAAATGAAGACGAGAATGATAATCGCTTTGACCCTTCTCAAGTAGAAGGACCCCGGGAGGAAATTCCTGAGCATATAGACAGCGAGCATTCCAAGCAGGTAGCCTGCGGTGAATGAAGCCACAGTGAAATTCGAGGACAGGAACATCCATAGGGCCGCAAGGCCCAGGTTGATCAATATTTGTAATGCCATCTATTCCACCTCCGGCAGATAATTAGAGTAAGAGGCAGGATCGTAGAAGGATTGTGCTGCCATCTCGAACAACGGATAGAGTGCATCTGCAGCCAGGCCGAAGGCGATGGAAACGATCACCATCGCAAAGGAGGCGAAGATCAGCTTATCGCTTTTGACGGGCTTCAGCCTGCTGAAATCCATATCCTCGCCCCAGAATGCACTGATGAATATCCGGACGACCGAGTACAGTACGACCAGGCTCGAAACGAGTACGATGATGCCGGCGATGTAGTTGTCATTCGTGAACGTCGACTGGACGATGAACAGCTTGCCGTAGAAGCCCGGAAATGGCGGCACTCCTGCGAGCGACAGCGTGGCAATGAAGAACATCCAGCCGGTGACCGGATGGATCTTGATCAGGCCGCCAAGCCTTTCGGCATTCGTCTCTCCTGTACGGTAGATGAGAAAGCCGACAAGCATGAACAGTGCCGCTTTGATGATCATGTCATGGATCAGATAGTAGAATGCACCGAGCATTCCGGCTTCATCCATCATTGATACACCGACCAGGATGATGCCGACGGCGATCAGTATGTTATAGATGATGATGCGTTTCATGTCCGCATAGCTGAGTGCACCGATGGATCCCATGATGATGGTGGCCAAAGCCAGCAGAAGCAGCATCTGATGTGTGAATTCGACGTTATCTATGAAGAACAGGCTGTACGTCCTCGCAATGGCATAGATGCCGACTTTGGTAAGCAGTGCGCCGAACAGTACGAGTGCAGGCATCGGCGGTGCATAATAGGAACCCGGCAGCCAGAAGTAGAGGGGGAATACCCCTGCCTTCGTCGCAAATACGAACAGGAAGACGACAGCGACGAGTGTCATGATGCTGTAGTTCCCCTCAAATCCTTCAAGCTTGGCATGGATATCCGCCATATTGAGTGAACCTGTCACCGAATAGAGATAGGCAAGGCCAAGAACGAAGAAGTTCGAGGAGATCATGTTGACGAGTATATATTTGAACCCTTCCTGGAGCTGGATCTTCGTGCCGCCCAAAGTGATCAGCACATAGGAAGCAAGCAGGAAGACTTCGAAGAATACAAACATGTTGAATATATCCCCGGTGGAGAACGCGCCGTTCACACCTGAAATCATGAACATTACCATGACATAGTAGTAGAACTTCTCACGTTCGATGCCGATGGACTGGAATGAATAGATTACAGTAAACAGTGTGATGATTGCGGTTGTAAGAAGCAGGAGTGCCGCCGCCATGTCTATGACGACACTGATGCCGAAAGGCGGTGCCCAGTTTCCAAGGAATGTCGCAATCGTGCCATTTTGATAGACAAGGACGACCAGCCAAACGGCAGAGATGATGATGAGCAGACTGCTTATTGTCGCAATCACCCTATGTGCCAATGGCCGTCGCCCTATAAATAACATGATGATTCCTGCGAAAAACGGAATCATTATTGGCAATAGAGGCAATATGTTAGTCGTCATGTGGAACTCCTTTCATCTGTTCAACGTCGTCTGTACCGAGTTCCCTGTAGCTTCTCAGGGCAAGTACCAGTATATAGGCAGTCAGTGCAAACGCAATGACGATTGCGGTCAGGATGAGCGCCTGGGGCAACGGGTCAGAGTAGTTGGATACTTCTTCATCGAGTACGGGAATGTTCCCGCGCTTCAGCTGTCCCATGGTAAGGAGCATCAGGTGGACCCCATGACTGAGCAGTGCGGTACCGATGATGATCCTTATCACACTTTTCGACAGCATCATGTAGACGGCTGATCCGATGAGGATACCGCTCAATATGATTGTTATCAGTTCCATTATTCATCCGCCTCCCCTACAAGTACGATGATGAGCAGGGCGGTGGCAGCGACGGTCAGGAAGACGCCGATGTCAAAGAGGACGGCGGAGTGGAGTGCCACTTCCCCGAACACTGGAATCTCCACATATGTGTGCTGATGTGTAAAGAACGGTGTGCCGAACAGGAATGACAGGGTCGGTATGCCTGCTGCAAACAGCAGGCCGATTGTGATGACCAGCCGGAAATCGATCGGCACCATATTCTCGAGCGTCTTCCTGTCATAAGCGATCACCAGGAGTATCAGTGCCGCTGCGGCAAGCAGGCCGCCGACAAATCCGCCTCCAGGCGTATAGTGCCCTGCAAAGAACAGGTTGAAGGAGAACATGATGATGATGAAGAAGACCAATTTCGCAGTGAATTGCAGGAACACGTCGTTCATCTGTTTCTGAACTTTATTATATCCGGCTTTCTTCAGCGTGTTCTTCACTATTCTCATCCTTTCTGTTCAATCTGAGTTTCATCAGGCTGTATATGCCAATCCCTGCGATACCGAATACGAGTGTTTCGAAGAGTGTATCGAAACCACGGAAGTCGACAAGTATGACGTTGACCATATTGCCGCCCGCTGCAAGCTCATATACATTCTCGATATGGAACTCGCTGATGCGGTCGAACAGACGGTTCGAGTAGGCTGTAAGCCCGATGATGATGACGATGAGTGCCACCCCGAGAGAAACGAGGAAGTTCGTCAGTTTAAATCGCATACGCTCCTGGTGCCTGCTCTTCTTCGGAAGATGATAGAAACATACCAGGAAGAGTGCTGTCGTCACCGTTTCGATGGCGAGTTGGGTCAATGCCAGGTCAGCTGCCCTGAAGAATACAAAGAACAGGGACATGGAAAAGCCGATGGCACCGAGCATGATGATGGAAACCATGCGTGATTTCGTGGCCAGAATGACCCCGATGGAAACCAGTATGATGAGTACGACGGCCATTTCGTGTATACGGACCGGCGCCATATCATCGAAGCTGATGCGTATGCCTGTATTCAACAGCGTAAGGATGCCCATCACGATGAAGAACAGGAATATATATACCAGATATGAGC
This genomic interval carries:
- a CDS encoding Na(+)/H(+) antiporter subunit B, giving the protein MKNTLKKAGYNKVQKQMNDVFLQFTAKLVFFIIIMFSFNLFFAGHYTPGGGFVGGLLAAAALILLVIAYDRKTLENMVPIDFRLVITIGLLFAAGIPTLSFLFGTPFFTHQHTYVEIPVFGEVALHSAVLFDIGVFLTVAATALLIIVLVGEADE